GTGGTGACAGTTCTATACTTGTTTTATACCatacaggtgtgtttggtcaaaGATTGGAGGAGACGGTCCTGTATGAGAGGAGGTACGGGGATCACATGGCTCCTCTGGTGGTGGAGCAGTGTGTTGACTTCATTCGAGAGCGTGGGCTCACTGAGGTGGGACTCTTCAGGCAGCCTGGCCAGGCCACACTGGTTAAGGAGTTGCAGGAAGCTTTTGATGCTGGGGAAAAACCATCTTTTGACAGGTAAGAGATTGACGGTAGCGGGAGCAGTGTACAACAGAGATACCTGCATCTTCTATGTTACTTTGCTTAAGAGAACTAGATTGTATCTTCATCAGGTATAATTATAATGAACCTAGGCACCTAAAATTAAGGGTGTACTCTCACTAGGCATGGTTACggttgtcccccctcccctctcctcCAATGCCCTGCACTTACAATGCATTTTGCCTTTTGAACCggagcatgcttacgtcatcgatgatgcaactgttcagtttaacaggaagagaaacgctctcgctctgcacagtggagattgctttaattaaattaatttagtcatttgatatgcagtgacacgcagtcaaatattttgatgAACAGATCCAGCAATTTTGACGATCataaaagtcctcatgctgcagatattaggaggtttgctgaaggtgcagttgACGTGCAGTGAAGAGTTTATGTTCATTAAAAACTAAGAATGATTACTAAATCCCTACGAAAGAGTGTCTTAAAAGTGACATTGTGTCTTCAGTTTTAGGCTCAAGCACGTTTTGCGCACACACTTCAAGCGtactgcgccaaagcccaaccgaacagtgctcgattcagagcactcacacttgtcaaatgaaccGGGAAACGCTCCTGGGCACAGTTCAGATTTCATGAGTGTGAATATATGTGCACCCAGAATATACGCATGAAGTGCATAAGTTGTGAAATATCCTCTATAGAAAAACTCATAAACTGAAAAGGAAGAGActcaacatatataaacatatatacatacacacacatatatacacatatttacatatacatacacacacatatatctctGCCTCCTCCTTCCTGATGGCCAGTAAGCCATCAGCTTCATTacaatgattttatttaatactGTTCAAGAAACATGCACATGGCTGGTCTGAGCACAACAAATATCAGATGAAGTGAATTGTATGGTTTTAGCCACTTAACTTTAATATTTAGTGTGTCTACCTACCTTTTGCTGCAAATACAGTGGCACATCTATAACATGGTTAATATGTTTCCTGAAAACATCAACCCTAATGTTAACCCCTTCTTTGAATTCTGTGTAATGAAGTAGGCCTTGTGTGTTTTTCATTAAGAAAATGATCTAAATATCTTTATGATGTCATATAGGGCATAATGACTCTATAGTAATGACATTTCATTAGTTTTATGGGTATTGTATTGGCTAATTTGATAAAACTGATGAAACCTCGTGAAAATATGTAAAGTGTTCTAAACATACATTTTCCCCATATATACCACTGTATAtggaaaaatactgtataaaaaacTGAGTGGATTTGTTCTTGTAATGAATACACATTTGCTCTCTCAGCAGCACAGATGTACATACCGTGGCATCTTTGCTGAAGCTGTACCTCAGGGAGTTGCCTGAACCTCTGGTGCCATTTTCCCGCTATGAAGAGTTTCTTGTATGTGGCAAAAGAATTCCCTCAGATAGGGAAAAGGTAAAGTTAACTCTTGCAGTCACTTCAAAGAGCACATAATAATGCTTAATCAACTTAAACACATGTATAAATATGATTACAATCTGCAATTAAATGACTGACAATAATTCTGTTTTATAATGGCATGCTGTACAACAGGGTTTGCAAGAGTTAAGGAGTCTTCTTTATGAGCTGCCTGTAGCAAACTTCAACCTCCTAAAATACATCTGCCAGTAAGACTGAAGTCCATTTTTATCATCCAAAGATCTAGGGATTTGGTTTTCCATGTCTAGGTATTGGCATTTGGAGCTTTAGCCTAACTGGCAATGACATGTCTATCCTAGTCTTGAAACTTTAGTCATGGCTCACATCAGATAACGCAGCAATAACACATCTCTGTTCCAGATTCTTAAATGATGTCCAATCATATTCCAATGTCAACAAGATGAGTATCCAGAACCTGGCAACTGTATTCGGGCCAAATATCCTTCGGCCTAAAGCTGAGGACCCAGAAAGTATCATTGGAGGTAAGCAATATTTAGTTCTCCATAAAAAGGATCCAAGGGTAAATTCAGGTGACGTCCTGGCTTGACTGAGATTTAGATAGCTCTCTAAAGTTAGCGTGTGTGCTCATATGCTTGTAAAGATATATGATGCTGTTTGCCACATGGCGGTAGACCACACACTTATACATCCTTCTCTCTAACCCTAGGGGCAGCAGTTGTGCAACATCTAATGTCAGAACTGATCCGGGAGCATGGCCTGCTCTTTTCCAGAGAGAACTGCAACCTTCCTGAGACATCTTTACAAGCTGTCTATCCCATACAAAGACACAGTGATCTTGTGGAATGGGTGCACGAACCACCTTCCCACCTGCAGGAGCCTTTAATAAACAAAGATTACATGTCCCTTCCAGACCAGACTGTAGCCTGTCCACGTAAACACTCTTTACCCCTAACCACAGAGAGGACAGGGACTTTTCAAAAACCTTGTGACAAAACATTATTACACCATCTCTTCGAAACAGAGCGACAGCTTCAAGAGGACTCTTTGCCAACCAGCTCTACATTAATTTACGACAACCAAAGTCAACATAACTCAGCACAAGAATCTCTTCATACAAGACATGTACTATCACCCTCCACCCCACCACCTGCCTGCACTACTGCGACCAATGTGCTGGAAGCTGGGGTTGAAATGTGCGTGCAGTCAAGGAGCTGGTCTGGCATGGAAGATCCCAGATGGGGACCAGAAAGAGTGTTAGGAGAGAGTGGAGGCAGCAGTGAAGCTCAGGACAGCACCTTATCTGTCTATGACAATATTGTTACTGAGGTACAAGGGGAACAATATATAGAGAACGGAGATGCCAAAGGTACTGCCAGTGCAACTGAGAGCAGCAGCTCTTGGTCCTCCTGTGAGATTGTCCCTTTGGAGGGGGAAAGTGGGAGTGGTGGAGCGGCTAGCCCTTGCCATGCTTCCCCTGGACAGTTTCTCTCATTCCGAATGGACTCTGGGGAGGAAGACCTTCGTCCCAACTCTCTTGCTTCATCATCTGCTCCCACAGATGCCCCTTTAAGCACTGGCAGCAGCGAAGTTTTTTTGCCAAACGCACCCCAGGAGCCCTTAGGGTTTCCAGCTTCTCATGCCATGCAGTGCCTCATTGCAGGGCTTCGTCAACAGATGACCAGGCAAAAGGCAGAGTATGAGGCTAAAATAAATAGGTAAGATCACTTAATCTTGATAAATTTTAgcagaaaatgtttgtttgttaagGGAAAACTGCAATCTAGGGCACTTCCAAGACTTCCAGTGCAGAAGTAGCCATCTTCTCCTGAAGAACTGATGTCATAAAGAGTTTATCTGTAACTTTTATCAATCAAGACTGTTTAGGATGAATTAAGTCATGGACCAACCCACCTATCTGTAATCTAAATATGAATGGTGTGTGATGGATAGGGATGGCCCTGGGCCAGGGGGTTTCAACTGGCTGCGCCCAATATGTGCgcattggaaataacaaaattGAATGCAGAAAGGACGTGATGTGTGACCGGCCCCTAGACCGCCGTCATTTGGGATCTCCAGCAATTGATCTTTTTCTTGCAGACATGCTTTATTCACCTAATTTGTTGACAAGTTCTTGCGTAtacattccttggcagtttgtgggtccttcactgggccttttcctctttacaaagaaactttccaaagatgtctgtttcttactcattttgctagcttgtgggttaaatttttgCACTCAggtgaccgagatgtaactgaGAATactgtcatttttcaaaataaaagatttttcaaaataaaagcatttagcTCATGaataaaacggaaataaataatgatttcttGCGCAGTGCAGTATCAATTGATCTACAGACCAATACCAGTTTGTGGCCcgggggttggggaccactgcctcCATTAATGCATTATTTCCCAACCCTATTGCTGGAGGCACACCAACTAAATTTTGTATGGCTCCATTAAAAGATCCTTCTAGTTTAGGTTTCCAAATATGTATGCTTTTGACTAGGAGTTCAAATCTGCAGTgtcatgccaaacctgctatcataatcatcaagcaatatctaagcgtgaactcttgaaatgcagtATGTTTACTCTGttgtcttttgtgtcttcagactGGAGCAAAGAAACAGAGTCCTTCAGGGGGAAGTTTCAGGGTTGCGGTCAACTCTGGAGCAGCAGCGACGCTGGGTGAGCATGGCTGAGATCAAGATGCGTAATGTAGAGCGAGCCCGTGCAGATGCCGACAAACGAAATACCACTCTTCAACAAGAGATGGAACagttctttgaaacatttggtgAGCTTAATGCAGAGGCTCGAAAAACCGGTCGAATTGTTCAGAGTTTTTGAACCATTCAGGTGCTGTGCTACAAAAACCAGCCTTCACAGCATCTCTAAGGTTGCTTTAGAGCATTGTTTTCTAGTCCTGGAGCATCCCCAACAGTACACATTTGGATGTCTTATGTGATATTTATGATAAATACACATATTAGAAAGAAGCCTAAAGTTTTTACGAGGGTGATGATGAGTTAAATGAGGAGAACATATAAAATGTCTAATGTTGGACATGGTTTCAGGGCTGTAGAAATAAGGATGCATTCCTGAGAAAACCATTGCCCTACTTTTAAGTACACTACCTGAACAACTGTGTGGAGCAGCGTGTcaattttaaaagccatttttggCCATTCAAGTGATCAGAGACCATGGAATGAACCAAAAAGTAGAACATGATGTCTAGTAAGCATGAATGCCATATTTGAGACAGGATTCTAATGGAAACTAGTCTTTTGGGATGCTCTATTAAATAAGCTCTGGTGGGTGTCTAGGGTCtcacagttttacagttttatttgacTCCTGTGTAACCGACAGAAGACATGCATACCTTGTACACAAACATTGTTCATACATGGAATGTATTTGTACcatatgaaataaaatgtaaaaacaatcaaCAAATGATACTTTAATACGAGCTTTTTATTTGGCCAGTCATAACAGATGTTTAATTTCTTAATCTTTTTTTGAGAGAGAAAAGAGGTATCACTCTATCATTGTAGATTGAGGATTCCATTTAAGGTTTTGCATATGTTTCAGACAGGTTCGTAATTTGGGTCACTCCCATCATAGCCCACTGACAGGGCGCCCATATGTAGCACAACAATACAAAACACATGAAAGCTAAACAGACATTACTAGCACAGAGCAGTTAGATATCTATTCCTTTTACAGGATTTGATTGTGAAGATTCTGATTGACGAGGACCATGAGAACTGTTTTCTTAAGAAGAAGTAGatgaatatttaagaaaaaaagaaaaaaaaagaaaacaattcttCAAGTCATTACTTATTCCACCTCTAGTGATAGATTGTCAGTGACAAAAACCCACTGTTGTTCAGACACTCTTTCCCCCAAGGGGAACGGACacctaaaagaaaagaaagtaagCCCTTGAGAAAAAGCGTGAGCCAGTTTTGTTCGTTTTCTTGAAGGTATCAGTGCCACAGAGGTCCATCACTAACGTTCATAACAGGAATCACAACACAACAGTGAAACAAATGTGCATGAGGCTCCGAAATGAAAATGGAACACAATGCACTATTGCGTTGTTGTAATACATTATCACTGCGCTAACAGTAAAGTGAAGCACCAAATGAGATCTCACAAAGTCAAGGAGACCTGGAGAATGAGATGTTTGGGAAAGCAGATGAACAATCCAGCCTGTCAAAAAAAGAGCCAAAACATGATGAACATATTACTATGAGTTGTTTCATGGCCAAGCTGATGATTGTAATGAGAAGCTTAAGGAATGAAAGTCATGGTGATGCTAAGTTCATTCTCCAGTCTCTTTCCGTTTTCAGTCCATTAGAAGAACTTGGAGCCAGATAAACTCAGCACAAACCAGAGGACACGATTCTGCAACATCTTCAAGTTCTGCATAAAGAAGGCTTGTTTTCTCATGCATAATGAATTTAGGGTACAGAACACTAGTTTACAGTCATCTATTTttgaactgaagaaagaaagcaGGAAGGTTAAAAAAAATTGGCTCTCAATCATGAAAACAATTGCTAAAAGAGGAGAAAGTCCAAAATAAAGTCTCTAAGCGCATGATTAGCCACAGtatgtcattagctatgtttccatccaactattttggacatgcgcataaaaaaaacgattgatggaaatgctgagatgcgcataaatttagaaaatgtgcataactgaataggataaactttttattcgataagaaaagatgcgcataaactacagtGGAAAcccttttaccgaacaaattatagtatgcgcattaaagaaaaggtcatgtgattttctaataagagatcatgtggtgataaaaatgtgtgtgaatagacaaaccagcaggctgagcacactgtaaaacatctgaaatgttgttttggtcattctaaaatgccttaatcatttcagtattagtgttattactgtatattatcaaTTATACCTCCAGGACTGTCAAAAGCATCTGCACCTTCAATGTTCCACATGTTCATTAggtgtcggcattgtcttctgaagtgcaaatcatttattaaataaagaaaagattgacacagcctctcctaccgcagcaaattcgatctttactgttgatatttggtgccagtttatcagaaagtgacgattttgttctctttgactcgttggcagtggcggatttaggcatgtgCAATATGGGCAATCGCCCAGgccggcatcttgctgggggtggCACAGGGagacggtgcaaaaaaaaaaaaaggtggccCAGTAAAAATCAACTGTGCCctagtaaaagctttgagatgtGGTTTAATTTATGCAAGTGATATAATTTAGGGTGGTAATCTTAGAATAAAGACATTAGGGGTCATTCACATTTGGCATCTTTTGcacacgcaagtttgttattctctttgtgcaaccgaaacaacgctgGTCAAAACAAATTGCCGCATGTctgcagaaaaccattcccgcgTGCCTAACACGCGCTGCTCCTGCTCAAGGTGTGAATCCCGGTTGAGTATATGCACGCTGATAAAATACACGGCGCTCATGCATTGTGAAACCGgagtaacagccttttatgtAGAGGTGTCGgtacgcagtgagttttgcaagtcaacaaaactaaagtttacataatatgatgatgatcttattttgagcatggctatgaagcagaaaggagagatGATAAGTCTGGGAAACTTAACATCAATTCTTGGCCACGAGTCGGGTCAGAGAAAACAGATAATGCTATAAAGCACAGTTCAAATCCAGTTTCtgtagggccgcagctctgcacagtttagttccaacccatgCTTCAACACacataagctgcggtcacactgtacttttctccccatagacttccattcatacacaggcgaatgcatcagaccggaaacgcaaactcggcgacaagtttcacagttcgctgcgttggaaagttcatgCTTGGTGAAActatgacctgcaaaatcgcatcacatgattgcacaaacccaatcgaagatcaaaacatgaccttacTGGacagaatttaaaacatggatcaatcgcttgctttttaaaaaaatttctaatcatcttgtttaatcccgccccttttcgcagcgccgcatgacagaattttgcatgcacaaactctagtgtgaccgcagcattacctgtaggtttcaaacaagccagAAGGACTCAGTTAGATTGATCAGGCGTGTTTAAGTAGTGTTAAAGCTCAAGTGTGCAGAGCTGCtaatttgacacctgtgctataaagcatatttttttgtaatctaTAGAATTAGTatatttaatattcatgcaaaagactTTGTAAGTGATCTTAGCATACCAATCCAGTTaggtctttacattgttttccagttacatttaggattgatttctgttatttatttagaataataattgtacaataataataattgtataataatattatatatataaataattaagtcAACCACATAGCATCTTTGGttgcatctgaaatcacatactttcatactatatagtacgctaaaaacagtatgcgtgccgagtagtatgtctgaattcatagaattcgaaaattagtatgcgagaagtaccccaatgacctactacttccggcgagattctgaaaaAAGACCTATGATGCCCTgtgagagaatgaatgaatgggaatGAAGAGACACAACTCACGCAGgcaggtcacgtgatcatgacaaaatggcggatgtagtacgtctgagttccattcatactactcacattcatactgtatagaacacttttctaacagccgagtagtacaattaaattcaaattcagtACCTACTAATAGTAGGCGGTTTCAGATGCAGCTTTAATTTCTTAGGGGATGGGGGAAGGGGTGTATTAGGGGTGGTTCgaccagggtgccatttaaactagaaccgccactgctcattggatagaaacgctgctttattcgcacgtcttttatgcgataatccagttttgcgcatacatttagtgcacatctttggatggaaacatagctacggAATCGCAAAGTATATGAAATATGGTAGTGATAATCTGTACGAAGATGACAAATCTTTCAGCTTGTCACTAAATGGGcatctacaaaaaaaaattaaagaaataaaaagccACTGACAAGagtttttaagaataaaaaaatccataaatttgCTGTATAACATTCTTCTGGGCGTTTCAAGTTTGAGGAGATTAAAAAAGGCAATGGTTTGCATTAGCTCATGCAATGAAACATACAGTTGATCATATACGTCATGAACTTGCCAGCAGTGATTAATTACTCTTGGAATGATGAGAAACAGGGCTCCGATTAGGATTTTGCATCTACAGTTTACCATCTTGGATGtagatgcacttttttttttcaaagcagaatGTTAATTTTTGACCCTCTATGTGCAAATgtcttttaaaatcatttatcaaTCCCATCGCAATCTGCTTTACAGTACAtattaaaaagctgtaaaatggtTTCCACAGCACGAAGAAGAAAAATCCGAACATTTACATGAAATCTATGTACGTATATACACACTTGACTACACCCTAACCAACTGAAATCCGTcattgggttttcttttaaaatggGTGACTATATACAGAGGCAGGCACTATTGTTCTGTTTCCTACATGTGTTTAGGCATATTTCAGTAATCTGTAGTTGCGCTGTCTGTCTAGTAAGTGTTCTTTGTTAATATCATGCAGCAAT
The sequence above is drawn from the Danio aesculapii chromosome 21, fDanAes4.1, whole genome shotgun sequence genome and encodes:
- the si:ch211-247j9.1 gene encoding rho GTPase-activating protein 24 isoform X3, which gives rise to MPENKQSIQRTGSYLSHSAYRKIKRVLSFRKRVFGQRLEETVLYERRYGDHMAPLVVEQCVDFIRERGLTEVGLFRQPGQATLVKELQEAFDAGEKPSFDSSTDVHTVASLLKLYLRELPEPLVPFSRYEEFLVCGKRIPSDREKGLQELRSLLYELPVANFNLLKYICQFLNDVQSYSNVNKMSIQNLATVFGPNILRPKAEDPESIIGGAAVVQHLMSELIREHGLLFSRENCNLPETSLQAVYPIQRHSDLVEWVHEPPSHLQEPLINKDYMSLPDQTVACPRKHSLPLTTERTGTFQKPCDKTLLHHLFETERQLQEDSLPTSSTLIYDNQSQHNSAQESLHTRHVLSPSTPPPACTTATNVLEAGVEMCVQSRSWSGMEDPRWGPERVLGESGGSSEAQDSTLSVYDNIVTEVQGEQYIENGDAKGTASATESSSSWSSCEIVPLEGESGSGGAASPCHASPGQFLSFRMDSGEEDLRPNSLASSSAPTDAPLSTGSSEVFLPNAPQEPLGFPASHAMQCLIAGLRQQMTRQKAEYEAKINRLEQRNRVLQGEVSGLRSTLEQQRRWVSMAEIKMRNVERARADADKRNTTLQQEMEQFFETFGELNAEARKTGRIVQSF
- the si:ch211-247j9.1 gene encoding rho GTPase-activating protein 24 isoform X1, yielding MGLTCFKSWKYNSAAQKGGNRDVLVSPGSYFFLSNSCGQGEEWLKSLNKGIWIPFTGVFGQRLEETVLYERRYGDHMAPLVVEQCVDFIRERGLTEVGLFRQPGQATLVKELQEAFDAGEKPSFDSSTDVHTVASLLKLYLRELPEPLVPFSRYEEFLVCGKRIPSDREKGLQELRSLLYELPVANFNLLKYICQFLNDVQSYSNVNKMSIQNLATVFGPNILRPKAEDPESIIGGAAVVQHLMSELIREHGLLFSRENCNLPETSLQAVYPIQRHSDLVEWVHEPPSHLQEPLINKDYMSLPDQTVACPRKHSLPLTTERTGTFQKPCDKTLLHHLFETERQLQEDSLPTSSTLIYDNQSQHNSAQESLHTRHVLSPSTPPPACTTATNVLEAGVEMCVQSRSWSGMEDPRWGPERVLGESGGSSEAQDSTLSVYDNIVTEVQGEQYIENGDAKGTASATESSSSWSSCEIVPLEGESGSGGAASPCHASPGQFLSFRMDSGEEDLRPNSLASSSAPTDAPLSTGSSEVFLPNAPQEPLGFPASHAMQCLIAGLRQQMTRQKAEYEAKINRLEQRNRVLQGEVSGLRSTLEQQRRWVSMAEIKMRNVERARADADKRNTTLQQEMEQFFETFGELNAEARKTGRIVQSF
- the si:ch211-247j9.1 gene encoding rho GTPase-activating protein 24 isoform X2 → MGLTCFKSWKYNSAAQKGGNRDVLVSPGSYFFLSNSCGQGEEWLKSLNKGIWIPFTGVFGQRLEETVLYERRYGDHMAPLVVEQCVDFIRERGLTEVGLFRQPGQATLVKELQEAFDAGEKPSFDSTDVHTVASLLKLYLRELPEPLVPFSRYEEFLVCGKRIPSDREKGLQELRSLLYELPVANFNLLKYICQFLNDVQSYSNVNKMSIQNLATVFGPNILRPKAEDPESIIGGAAVVQHLMSELIREHGLLFSRENCNLPETSLQAVYPIQRHSDLVEWVHEPPSHLQEPLINKDYMSLPDQTVACPRKHSLPLTTERTGTFQKPCDKTLLHHLFETERQLQEDSLPTSSTLIYDNQSQHNSAQESLHTRHVLSPSTPPPACTTATNVLEAGVEMCVQSRSWSGMEDPRWGPERVLGESGGSSEAQDSTLSVYDNIVTEVQGEQYIENGDAKGTASATESSSSWSSCEIVPLEGESGSGGAASPCHASPGQFLSFRMDSGEEDLRPNSLASSSAPTDAPLSTGSSEVFLPNAPQEPLGFPASHAMQCLIAGLRQQMTRQKAEYEAKINRLEQRNRVLQGEVSGLRSTLEQQRRWVSMAEIKMRNVERARADADKRNTTLQQEMEQFFETFGELNAEARKTGRIVQSF